In the Pontibacillus sp. HMF3514 genome, AAATCTCTACTTATGGACTCCTTTCACATATGAGAGAGAAAGATATTACACAGAGAATTCAATTTCTTGTGGCAGAAGGCTACTTATCTGTGGAAGATGGAAAATTTCCTTTGTTAAAGTTAACCTCGTTAGCATTACCCATTCTAAGAGGAGAGCAATCCGTTCATATGCTTATTGAAGCAGCCCCTGCATCATATACTCAGACTGATGTGGATGAATCACTTTTCGAGGAGTTACGTATGTTACGTAAATCGATAGCTGATGAGAATGAGATCCCACCATACATCGTCTTTTCAGATGCTACTTTAAAAGAACTGTGTGCTAGACTTCCGAAAACGAAAGAGGATATGCTAACGGTTAAGGGGATTGGAGAAAAGAAATTTGAACAATACGGCGAGGTCTTTTTAGAAATACTTCAAAAGCAAGAAGTTGTAGAAACATCATAGCATTATAAAAAGGCATCCTTCGAATAAATCAAAGGTTGCCTTTTTCACATTAAATTTGCTTTTTCACAAACGCGAGCAAGTCTTCATATTCGTAAAGATCTCTCACTCCAGGTTTTTCAATTAAATAATCTACACAGGCTTCAGGTGAGTCCGTATAGGCTTCTAAGAATCCACGAATCAACATCGCTAAATAGCGTTTTGATGGAACTGTGATCTCCCTCTCTTCCATTGGTAAGTAATGTGTAAAGGTGAAAATAGGGTGACCATCTTGTTCTCCAGCATACAGTAAGTTACCGTAATCTGATTTCTCGACTAATGTGTTTCCGTTTGCTCTAATGGCTGACCAATCAAGCGATAAATCTGATATCCCATTTTCTTGTCTAACCACATCTTCGAATTGCTCTTCTGTAATAAGATACATTCTTCCCCATGTATTCGCATTCTCATCATATTGGGTATCGATAAATGCTGCACCTCCATCCCAGCGGTCAGAGTATCCAGCAAAATATAAAGAAAACGGCAGCGATACGGGAGAATCTTTTACTGGTAGAGTAGCGTCACGACTCCCTACTTCTCTTCTATTTGACCCTTCAGGCTGTCCACCTTCGATATAGCATAAAAATCGTTCACGAAATAGATTGGACCCAAAACTTGCATACCACACTTTATTCGACATCATCTCACTCCTTACATGTCTTCTATTATAAGAGATCATAATATTGAATGTAAGTTTAGAGTTGAATCCTATTACAAATACATGTTACTATAAAGTCACATTAAATACGTTACCCATTCGTAACGTATTTTGTATGGAGGCCATGGCATGCTAAATGAAGATCTTACAGCTGTATTTAAAGCTCTTAGTCACCCGATAAGAATGAGTATTCTAGATCAATTAAAAGAAGGACCCAAAACCACAGGTGATCTGGACTCGCTTTTTCCAGACGTATCACGGTACGCCGTCATGAAACATTTAAACGCGCTTCAGGATGCTGACCTTATTCTGGTAAGAAGAGAAGGGAGATCACGACTGAACTATTTAAATGTGGTACCGTTACAGCAAGTTTATGAACGTTGGGTGAGTCAGTATCAATCAGGCTTTGCCCAGTCCTTAACATCTTTAAAACAATCATTAGAAGGGAGTAATGAAGAAATGAGTGAGCAAGGTTTAAAGCACGATGCATTTCAAATTGAACAAGAGGTTACGATTAATGCTTCCCCTCAAAAAGTTTTTGAAGGCTTAACACGAGACATTGGACAATGGTGGGCCTATCGCTTATGTGGTGAAGGTTCTAGAATGACGATGGATCCCCACCCTGGTGGAAAATTCCTTGAAGAAGGAATTGAAGGCGCTAATGCATTATGGGGAACGGTTCAATTTGTGAAAGAAAATGAGGAGATTCGCTTAAATGGTCTACTTGGTATGTCAGGTGCTGTGAATAGTGCATATTCTTTCAAACTTGAACCAAACGGAGATGCCACCGTTCTTAAGCTATCCCACCATGCTGTTGGCTTGATTGATCCAGAATGGGAAAAGATGCACGCAGAAGGATGGAAAGAACTCCTAGGAGATTTCTTGAAAAATTATCTCGAGCAAGGAAAACGCCCTGAAATCGATTAATTAGATCCACTATAAAAAACAGAAAAGGAGAGTACCACTATGGCCTCTCCTTTTTCATGTATCATTTATTCACCTGTACGAACGTCAACTTCTTCGTTACTATTACGCTTCTGACAATCCGTACACATTTTCATCTTCTCTTCTTTTTTATTCTGCAGGAACTTTCCACAATTACTACATTTCCCAAACTCATTTGGGTTCCCTTGGAGTTGTGAAAATAGTTCTCCCTCTGGTCCTACCATTCAAATCACTCCTTTATAGGCTCTTACTCCTTATTTATCCTTTCTAGGTACGAATCAAACACCAAGGAACTAGTTAGCAATTTAACATTGTTCCTTCCAATCTTTTACACTATAATAATGAAAAATTCTCTTATATAGAAAGGATGATCATTTGCCACATAAATTAGGATTATCAGGAAGCACCATTTTATCAAACCCAAAACAATTACATGAACTATTTCTTGAAGAGCTTGACCACATTGAAATCGGTGAATTCCCTGATGAAGATGCTTTTCAATTGTTTTTAGACCATGTAAAACATACTCAGCGAAGCTTTGGCATTCATTCTCCACTTATGAGAAATAACAGCAAATATGATCTCATTGAGTATGTACATATAGAACCAGAGAAAGCTTGGTATCAAATTGAAGAAGAAGCTAAGCGCCTCTCATCTTTAGGTGCAGAATATGTTCTTGTTCATTTTCCTTACTTTAAAACAGATCGTAATGGTGATGTACATAAAGATATTGAGCAAGGCTTAGAGAAGCTTAGCCACCTTCAAGTCCAGTATGATATTCCTTTTGTTTGTGAACCCAAATTAGGGCAAAATCGTAATCCATGCGGCATTCACTATTTGGATGACTTTTCTGTTGAGAGATGGAAAAATTATGGCATTCCTCTTTGCTTTGATGTCGGTGACTATTTGTTAGCTGATGCTGATCATATTTTCGGCCATATTCATAAATGGCAAGATTATATTAAGGTTGTACACCTACACAACGTATCATTTCAAAATGGTGATGCGAACAAATACATATGGTCTCCAGTTCACTCAAGCCAGGAAAACGATTCAGATTTTTATACACTTGAACCTATTATTCGAAAGCTCGCTCAAGGGTCTGATATACGATTTTTATTTGAGCATACCCCACACCACGTTCCATCACAGAAATATGTTCGAGAAGGAATTGAATGGGTTCGTAAACTTATTAAATAAACATAGGTTATTGATTCAGACCTCTCCCCCCTTAATTTGTAAGCGTTTCATTTTTCCTATATAATATAAGAAAATTCAGACTTTTAAGGGGTGTGTGCATGTCTTCTTTATTGAAGGTCGCTCATGAAGATAAACCTTATTCCGAGGAACACCTTGATTTTACTGAACTACAACCAAGCTTTAGAGTGGATTTAAGACGCTATTCAGAACAAGAGTACAATAAGTTTGTCACAATGAATACAGTTTCTGATTGGTCCTCTTTGTCATGGAAAGATGTGGGGAGACCTTATGAAGTAAAGGCGAATTCAAAAGATCGAGATCAGTATGAACAACAATTTGGCAAATCTATGAGTGTGCACACATCATGGCAATATTTTAACAGAGCGTTTCATGAATGGTTTGTAAAAGATGTACCATCAGAACAACAGAAGAAGAAAAAGGCATTTAAGGAAAGCTTAGGTTCATTCAATCCAAAGGCTATTAAAGCAGCATTAGGGGATGTAGCTCGCATTCAACTGTGGAATTACGCCCACAGAATTGAGGATGGAGTTTGGGACCCACGCGGAAAAAGAGCACTCTTTGAAGGGTTAGATGTTAAGAAACCTCGGATTTTGTTCTTGGGTGCTGCGGAAGGATATGAGGCGATGCAAATTGCTGCGATGTATCCTAGCGCTGAGGTGGTAATGGTTGATTATGATGAGTATTGTAAAACTACTCGCTTTCAAGATTTCCCTGAAACCTATCCTTTTCTAGGTGATAACCCAAACACTGGACAAACGAGTGTTTACTATAAAAACGATTTTAATATTGAATATGTTGTGGATGATATTCGCAACCTTGATTATGGAAAAGAGTTTGATATCGTTCTATCAGTAGGTTTACTAGAACATTTTCCAGATGAATATAAACCTGAAGTGGTAGATTGGCATCGGAAGTTTTTAAAGACAGGTGGCTATGCGATTTTCACGACTCCACGGAATCAGTTTAAATCCCGTATGTATTATCGGATTATGGCAGATGTCATGAATCATACTTATAGAGAGCTTATGACATTGGAGCAAATGGGATTGTATATTTATGAGAATGGTTTTGATATCGTACAGAGTGGCTATATCAAAGTTCATAACGGTGTTGTTGCTAAAGCTCGATAATATGTAAACTTAGAGTCCCCAACATAGTTGGAGACTCTTTTTTTAATTTAATAGGTTAGGGTAATTTAAAGCTTTTTAAATGCATTTCTGGTGATTTCCATCTCTATACATGATCTTCAAATTGAATCACAATAGAGTCTCCAATTGGTTTATATCCAATTCGTTGATAAATTTTATTTGAAGTTGGATTACTTAAATCGGTGTACAACGACGTGAAGGAATACCCTTCATCTAATAAGCTTTGACTTAGCTTCGCCACAAGACTTGAAGCATAGCCTTTTCGTTTATGCTCATTTGGTGTGTACACAGGCCCTAATGTAATCCCGTTTATTGTTGGACGTGTAGCATTCGCCATTGAAACAGGCTCTCCATCATCTATCCACAAACGTAATGATTGATTCTGGATCATGCGCTTGATCGTATCTTCTGGACTTTCAGCCAACGTAGGTTCCCCTGCTTCTTCTCCAAACATATTCAACCATTTTGTTGCGATCTCTTGATGTTCAGGTTGGGCGATTCGAAGCTCACCATTCGAAATCGGGATATCTTCAACTTCATCTAGACGAAAAACTTTCTGTTCCATTTTTATTTGGTAAGAAGAACCCGTTCTCTCATTCCATCGCTCTGCAATACGCTCCACAGAAGGTTTCGACCCAATTAACCCTGGAAAAGGTAAATGATTTTCATCTATATAGGTCAAAAAACTATCTACATCTTCATACGAAAGGTCTTGTTCAACAGCTAAAATCCAGTTATGAGGAGGCGTTCTCAATAAGGCGTAATGAATCTCTCCATCACTTCGTTGCTTATATCCTAAGAAAGGTTCACTTTGATAGTGATTGCCTTCATTAGCAAGTCGATAGCTAATCCCTAGAGGTAAGTTATTCAGTGCCTCATTCTTCATTAAAAAAGGTTCCACTTTACTCAGAAATTCATCCGCTTTGTTATAGGTTAACACTGTCATAGAAACATCCTCCTTACCCGATTCTGTTCTTAAATGCAAAAGATGATTCCTTAACTTTCTTGATTCTCTTTTAAAATCCTTCCTTATCTATGAATTTTATATTTATAGAACGAGTAGATATTTACTAAAAGGGGGGATAAACAGTGTGGTTAGAACACAAAAAACCAAAAGCACTGATTTACGGAGCTGTTTCTGGCGTGATACTTGGTATAATTGGTCATTTTATAGGGTGAATAACAGGTCAACCGGATCATTCAATTCCGGTTGACCTGTTTAAAGAATATCTAGATATTTTATTTTAGCTCTTTCATGACAAAAACATCTTCTGTTAAAGGTTTGTAACCTAATTCATGAAGTTCAGCTTGTTCAGGGAGGTTACCTTCAGCAATACTAAGTGTTTGTACATTACGCTTTTTAGTTTCCTCTTCAATTGCCCTCATCACATTTTTTAGTTCCTTTGTATAATCCGAATGAATAGCTAAAGCGATTACCTCAGAATATTTCGTGTCTGGACGGATCGTTACACCGGCATAAGCAATTGTTTTATTTTCTTCTTTGTAAACTACAGAAAAATCAAATTGTATGGACCGGAAGTAGGTCTCCATCATGTCCACTTCTTCAGTTGTTATGTCTCCATTGTTTTGTATAAGGCTTTTCCATGCTTCAAATGAAAAAGAAGAGCCAACTTCATAAGGAAGGAGGGATTGAAACCCATCTTCTTGTGAAAGTGTTTTTCCTATAATAGGCGATCGACTAGCAATGGTAAAGCCTTTATCTAAAAAGAATTGGATTTGATTGTCCCATTGTTTTCTGAAGCGCTGAACCATCATGTTTGCCCCATATTCTTCACTAGCTGCAAAGTTGTACACTTTATTGAAGAGTTCTTCTTGTACTTCTCCTTCATAACCTCGAAGAACCCATGGGTAACCTAATGAAACCATACCACCACTTCCGGTAAAACTCATATATCCAACAAGGGTATCTCTATCAAAAGCAAAGTAACGGGATTTTGGTGAAAATTCTTCCTGCTTATTAAACTCTCCAGGGGATGTTGTTAGCTTCCAAGCGTAGGGTAAATCTCTAGTTATCTTCTCCCAAAAAGCATACTGGGCTTGTAGGTCTTCTAGTTGTTCATAAAATCGGTATGTAATCGTCATAACGAGCACCTCTTTTTTAATTTCTTCAAGTGTACCAAAGTATGGTACACGAGAGATAAATATTGTGTGCTCGGTATAAGGGGAAGAAATTGAAATCAAGGCTTCCGATAAAGGGGGCTTTAATTGAAGAAGAGGTTCAACCTAAAAAACCCTCCCACATTGACTGTGACAGGGTTTATCAAGTTTATCTTCCCCAAGGAAAGTCCGTTCCAAATTTTTGAGCGAATTCTTTTGATACGCCACGACGCTCTTTACGTTGTTCAGCTCGTTTCGCTGCACCATCGTGAAGCCATTGTTCTTCTTCTGTTTCAGGATATACCGTTGGAACCTGAATCGGGTTATTCTGATCATCCACAGCTACGAATGTCATGAAAGCTGTAGCACATACAGCACGCTTTCCAGATAGCAGTTCTTCTGTTACAGCCTTAACAAAAATCTCCATGGAAGTATTTCGCGTCCATGTAACAAATGCCTCAAGGCAAATGGCGTCCCCAGCGTTGACCGGATATAAAAAGTCCACTGAGTCTGTGGATGCTGTCACCACAGGATTACGTGCATGACGTGTCGCAGCAATCGCAGCTACATCATCCATATAGGCCATTAGCTGCCCACCAAATAATGTCCCATGATTATTTGTATCAGTCGGTAGAACGTGGGAGTTCTTTACGACTAACGAGTCAATACAAGGTTTTTTATCCATAGCAAACTCCTCCTACACCATAAACTCCTAAATTATAGTATGCCAGCGAGTCTTCAAAACTATGCAAGCATAACTATAAAGTGTTACATCAGGATTACAAAAAGGAAAATGAATTATTATAATATCTTTGATGTACGCTTTCCTTTTTCCCCTTATGTGAAAAGGAAAACATAAATAATACCGTGTTCCCCCCTGAAATTAGCGAAAAATTTTAATAAAACATTCTCGTAAATGCTTTCAGGTTATAACACGGTATGATCCCCCTTACTCTAGTGGTTTCGTGTCGTAGCTTGAACCGGTCCAATCTGTTAGGTCGCAAATCGCTTGCCAGAGTTCCGGGTAGAATTCGTATTTCACACCACGCTCCAGCGCTTGTGCTGGTATTCCTTTAAGACTCTGTGTATTTAAGCCAATCATACGACGAACTAATTGAATATGGTGATGACGGAAAGATTGGAAGTTCTCATCAAATCGAATTAAACCTTGCATGAGTCGGAATAATTGTTCATGCTCTCCTGGCTCTTTATGAACTTCAAGTGGGGTTAACTCACGTTTATCTAACAGAGCTTTGAATGGTTCCCATAAGGTTGGTCCCAAGCGAAGTACTTCATTAAAACCTGGTGAATCCTGACCGCTTCCCTGCCCCAGTGCAAGGCGAATTGTATGGTAATCTCTCGGGCTAATCACTTTCACCATATCAAAAACATTCGGTAAGTGATCAAGGTGCATATTTACACGATCAATTTGTTGGGCTGCTTCGTGAACATCATTTTTCTTCATACATTCATCTGCTAAATGAATATATTGAATCATTAATTTAAAATGAAGCTCTGCAATTTGGTGAATCATTTGAAACGTTAGTTCATCATTGCAAGCTAGCTCATCGCCTGATTTTTGCAGACTAAGTAACTCTTCAGTTCGAATATACTTTTCGTAATCTGTTAACGTTTTTCCTTTTGAATAATCCACTTTTATCCCATCCTTTTTATCGATTGAATAATACCACTTTTACGCTATGATCTCTCGTTTATTTTCATGTTTTCCATAGAGCTTTTCATCCATAATCCGCTTCATGATCTGAACCGTTTCCCATACTTCTTCATAGGAAACATATAACGCCACAGGAGCCAAGCGAATGACATTCGGTGCTCTAAAGTCAGGCACTACGCCATGGTCTTTAAGTGATTTACAGATCCTCGCAGCTTCTGGGTGCTCTAGACAAACATGACCGCCTCTATTCTCATCCTCTTTTGGATTCCCGATGACAAAACCGTTCGAAGATAGTTCAGCCTCTATCAAATCCATTAAATAACGTGTACTTCTCAATGATTTCTCACGCACTTTTTCAATCGTCGCTTCCTCAAACATTTCCAAAGAACCAAGCAATGGGGCTACACTCATGACGTGAGGTGTACCAATTTGGAAAGCTCCCGCGTCTCCTGCAGGCGAAAAAGTATGCTCCATATCGAATTGCTTTTCTTTATCTGAGCCAAACCACCCTGCCAGTCCAGGTACTTCACCGAAATGTTTCTCATGTACAAAGAGTGATGCTACTCCACCTGGACCACTATTTAAATATTTGTAGTTACACCAATAAGCAAAATCCACTCCCCATTTATGAAACTCGTGTGGTATTGCCCCAACTGAATGGCAGCCATCAAAACCAATCAGTATGCCTCGCTTGTGAGCTTCTTTTGTTAACCGTTCAATATCAAGAAGCTGACCACTGCGATAAAGGACCGTTGGTAAAACTACAAGTGCAACGTCCTCGTGCATATTCCCAATGATGTCATCCTCATCAATTAAACGACCGTCTCGACTTTTCACGCGAATCAGGTGGTGGTCAGGATCGTAGCCTTGCAGCTTAAGCTGACTTTGTAGAGCATAAATATCAGACGGAAAGTTAAGCTCATCTGCTAGAATCTTGGTCCGCTTTCCTTTGGGCTTGTAAAATGTTGAGACTAGCTGATGAAGGTTTGTAGTTGTGGAACCGGTTACAACAACCTCTTCAGCTTTTGCTCCTACTAAGCTAGCACTCATCTTACCCAGTTTTTCAGATAAATAGAACCATGGATGATCCCCTTGCATCCATCCATTAATTCCTAGCGTCTTCCACGACTCTAAAAGCTCAAGAACAGACTTTTCCGCTCTCTTTGAAAGTAGACCTAATGAATTTCCATCCATATAAATCGTTTCCGGTTGTATGTAAAACTCATCACGATAGACTGATAACGCATCCTGTGCATCCAACTCTTTCGCAAATTCTCTAGACAAATCCAAACCCCATCCCCCTCTTTCATTCTCTTTTCTTAAGATTAACATACCTAGTAAGGGAGATGGTACATGAAGTGGGACAACTGGGTGTTACATGGTACGATTGTGTGGGTTTTCATGCTGGTATGGGCGGTACTGCATAGCTTACGGGGTATTCTCTTACCGGTTCGAGCGAAGCGACGCTGCATTCGGGCTATCATCTAGCTAGTTCGGGCGTTACCTTTACATATTCGGGCGCACCTCATACAAATGCGGGCGATCCGCTCATCTAGAAAGTAAAAAGCCCGAACCAGGCATCTCCACCTAATTCGGGCTTTCATTTACTGTTTGGATTCCTCCACAATCGTGGATAGTTCTTCCCAACGTTCCATGAGTTCTTCAAGTTTTTGCTCGGTTTCTTCCTGTTCTTGTACGAGCTCTTGTGCGCGAACTGCATCACTACCAGCTTCCGTAATTTCCTTTTGGACTTCTTCTAAACGTAGCTCGAGTTCTTCGATTCGGTCCTCAATGGAATTCCATTCTTGTTGCTCATGATAAGAAAGCTTACGACGTTTTTCTTTTTGCTTTGGTGACTCTTTCTTTTCCTCTTTTGCTAAACGTCGTTGTTCCGCAAGGGCTGCACCCTCTTCTTCACGCTTCACATCTAAATACTCGCTATAGTTCCCCTGGAATCGGCGTGTTTTTCCGTTCCCTTCAAATGCAATTAAATGATCGACAACTTTATCCAAGAAATAACGATCGTGGGAAACAGTAATAACGACACCTGGGAAGTGATCCAAGTATTCCTCTAAAACAGATAGAGTCTGTGTATCTAAGTCGTTTGTCGGCTCATCCAGAAACAGTACGTTCGGTTCCTGCATTAGTACACGTAGCAAGTACAGACGTCGACGTTCGCCACCTGATAGTTTTGAAATATACGTCCACTGCATGTAACGAGGGAACATAAACCGCTCAAGCATCTGCTCGGCTGTAATTTCATCGCCTTCAATTGTATGAATGACTTCCGCTTCTTCTTTAATATATTCAACGACACGAAGCGAACCATCTAATTCATCGTGATCCTGAGTATAGTATCCAATTTTCACAGTCTGACCCGTTTTTACAGACCCGGCATCCGCTTCAAGACGACCTGCCATAATATTTAAGAGGGTTGTTTTCCCACTGCCATTTGGTCCAATAATGCCAAGACGCTCACCTGGTACAACGAGATAATTGAAATCTTCTAATACTGGAACTCCTTCGAAAGATTTGGTCACCCCTTCAAGCTCCAGCACGTCATTCCCTAATCTAGTTGAACCAATTGCGATATCGAGCTGGTCCTCTTGTTCAGGTCCTTTTTGATCACGTAAGGATTTCACGCGATCTACACGTGCCTTTTGCTTCGTTCCTCTTGCCTTTGGACCTCTACGCAGCCACTCCAACTCACGTCGTAATGTATTTTGACGCTTCTCTTCATTTTTACGCTCTAGCTCTTCACGCTCAGCTTTTTTGGCTAAGAAGGTTTCATAATTTCCTTCATAAATATATAACTGGCCTTTATCCAGCTCATAAATATGATTCGTGACACGATTTAAGAAATAACGATCGTGTGTAACCAAAATAAGTGAACCACTATATTGAGCTAGGAATGACTCCAACCATTCAATCGTCTCATTGTCTAAGTGGTTAGTAGGCTCGTCTAAAATGAGCAGATCTGCTGGTTGGATTAATGCTTTCGCGATGGCTACCCGCTTTTTCTGACCACCAGACAACTCGCTTACAGGTTTTGTATAATCCGATACACCGAGGCGTGTTAAAACTGTTTTCGCAACCGTATTTGCTTCCCATGCGTCGTTTTCATCCATCTTTTGTTGTGCGTGGAATAACTTTGTCTGCTTCTTTTCATCTTCTGGATGCGCTTCGAGCTCCTGCAATGCTTGCTCATATTCTCGCATCGTCCGCATCACTTTTGAATCACCATAATAAATTTGGTCTAAGACCGATAAGGAATGATCGAGATCAGGTTCCTGTGGTAAATATTCAATATGGAACTGATTCGAGTGCGAAATCTGCCCCTTCTCTGCCGAATCGATTCCAGCTAGAACTTTTAACAGCGTAGATTTACCTGTTCCGTTCACACCGATTAAACCGATTCGCTGTTTTTCTTCAATTGTAAACGAGATATTCTCAAACAAGACCTTCTCGCCGTATGTTTTATATAATTGCTCGACTGATAATATACTCATATTCAAAAACCTTCCTTTGTTAAAAGCCAAAACACTTACACGATATTTTTAACTCGACCTACCTGGCCATCTTGCAAACGAACTTTAATCCCATGTGGATGTTGACTTGAATTCGTCAAAATATCCTTCACGGTTCCTCTCGTAAGCTTGCCACTTCGTTGATCCTTCTTTAAAACGATATCCACTTCAATTCCTGGTGAAATATCTTTGCGGTTTTGTCCGTTCATACATTCATCACCTTTAGTGTATTTACTACTCTCTATTATAAAGCATGAGCAAACAAGTTTACATACTGAGGGTTTTTCATTTATATTTTTAATCCCAGAGGAAAGGCTAATCTTATCAAATTCTAGGAGGTACAACATGAGTAACGAACGCATTTTAATGGTGTTAACGAATCACACGAAGATTACAGATGATCATAAAACAGGCCTATGGCTAGAAGAATTCGCAGTACCTTATAACACATTCAAAGAGCAAGGGTACGATGTTAAAGTCACAAGCATTGATGGTGGAGAAGTTCCTCTTGACCCAAACAGTATTCCTGAAGAGGAGAAAGATGAATGGAAGGATGCTCAGGAAGAACTAAAAAACACAGCAAAGCTTACGAAAGAAGATAGTGAAGGCTTCGATGCTGTATTTTTACCAGGTGGTCACGGAACAATGTTCGACTTCCCAGATAGTGAAACATTGCAACTTGTCCTTCAAGAACATGCAGAAGCTGATAAAGTAATCGGCTCCGTATGTCATGGTCCAGCTGGGCTTGTGAATGTCACTTATAAAGATGGCACGCCTTTAGTAAAAGGGAAAAAAGTAAATGGCTTCACCGATGAAGAGGAAAAAGATATGGGGCTTGATCCACATATGCCATTCCTTCTTGAAACAAAGCTTCGTGAAAAAGGCGGAGACTTTGTATCAGGTGATAGCTGGTCCGACTTTTCGGTTCGCGATGGAAACCTAGTGACAGGACAAAA is a window encoding:
- a CDS encoding type 1 glutamine amidotransferase domain-containing protein; this encodes MSNERILMVLTNHTKITDDHKTGLWLEEFAVPYNTFKEQGYDVKVTSIDGGEVPLDPNSIPEEEKDEWKDAQEELKNTAKLTKEDSEGFDAVFLPGGHGTMFDFPDSETLQLVLQEHAEADKVIGSVCHGPAGLVNVTYKDGTPLVKGKKVNGFTDEEEKDMGLDPHMPFLLETKLREKGGDFVSGDSWSDFSVRDGNLVTGQNPMSSQSAANKVVEALQS